The genomic region GGTGAGTCTACGTGGTAGCTGTATTTGATCAAATTAGAAAAAAACCAGGGGCGTTTTGGGGCAAACAAGGACATATTGTGGGCAATTTGGTGGGTTTTGGGGCGAAATGTATGCTTTTGCAATTAATCTTATTCGCCTCGTTATCAAGGGATTAAGTGCTTGATAGTGGGTGTGTGTTTGTCGTACTTTGGTTTATAATTAAAGTTAAACAAACAACCAAAACGCTTACTACAATGACAACAACCATTGAAATCAACGCTACCAACTCCCTTACTAAGGAGGAGTTAAAACAAGATTTAAGAAAAGGCATCGTACAGGTCGCCTACACCAAGTTAGACGGCACCCTAAACGTGCGGAAAGCAACTTTAAACTTTAGCCTGATCCCGGCCAAGGATCACCCAAACGGGGCAGAGTATAATCCACCCAAAGACCAAGGTTGGGTTAATTACTACGACCTCGACAAGGGAGAGTGGCGTAAACTGCACATCGATCGGTTAAAAGAATTGAATGTTTTATTTGAGCTGAACCCGGTAAATGAGGAGTTTGAATACCACACCCTACGCTTCAAAAAACTGAGTTATGAAGTAGTGAAACAACAGGCCACGGCTCACTTTAACCAACATAAAATACTGACTACCCTGCACCTAAAGAAAGCCCTGCGTGAAGCAGGTTATTGGGCAACTCAGGAAAAGGTAAGTGAGCTGATGCAGGAACTGGCAACCCTTGAGGCTGACTGGAACTTTAGCCTGCAAGAGGGCGAAATATTCAGGCTATATTATCAGGAGGAGGAACTGGAGTTTTAGACTCCAGTTTTTATTAGTGTATATTGCTGATTGTTGAATAAAATGGGGTAGTTTGCTAATATAGTGGTTTAGCACAACGACTAAATTATGCAAACTTCTTTTGAAGCATGGACTCACTCCTTAAAACAATGATGTGTGATGCTTTTACATTTGTCATCATACATTCTTCCTCTACAAAACCTATCTTTCCCAGAGGTTTGGCTTGCCGCCTCCACCTTCTACCAATAAAAAGCCAAGCTTAACTTTTTATTCCCAAATAGGGAATTTTATTCTCTAAATGGTTCTTTAACACTTGTTCTTGTTAATTTAAATACTTAATAGTCAGTTGCTTATATTCTTTGTTTGATCTTTGCCAACTATCAAATCAACTACTTAATACAAAATTTGACGATTAATCATTCGCAATGAGCACTACAGCAAACATTAAGGTGACCGATATTTATAGAAGCAACTACATCAGCGCTGATTTAATGGCTTCAGAAGGGATTTTCATTATTAAAAGCAAAGGACATTGTCCCAGAAAAGATTTCAAAGGTTTATTACAAGAAGTGGGTCAACATGCCAAAAAATACCAAGTGGGCAAATGGTTTTTAGACTTACAACATTTTTCAGCAAGCCCCGAAGACATTGATTGGGTGGTCAATGAATGGATTCCTAAAATGACCAAAACCATAGGCTGCAAACACTACGTTGCCTTTACTTTTCCTGAAAACGTAATTTATCAATTTGGATTCTCACGCCGTTTGAATAAACTGTTCCCCAGTGGTTGCTTGCATATCATGCCTATTGCGGCCAAAGTTCATGCGGTGAAGTGGCTTCAGGAATGCGATCAATAATATATATTTGTATTGCCTGATTTGTAATGTAACCAGATGCAATCCAGGAGGCTCTTCACTTTTGAGAAATATTGTCAACTTTAGATAATTTGACACATATCCCCCATTCAGGATTTTTTCTAACTTTTACCTTAAATAAATATTCAATTAGCTTGAACCCTGATCGATTATTTAATTGATAAACATGCCGGATTTGTTGTTTCCGCCCTACCCTGGAGATTAGTAGGCTCAGATGTGAGTCAATTCGAACAAGAAAGTTTCCAGGTAGCCATACCTCCAATACCTACCCCTACTTAGTCAGATGGATGTTATTCCAAAAAAAACTCTCCCCAACACTACAGCAGGCGTTGTTCAGGATATATTTCAATTCCTATATGGTGCGATTAATATGGACCTATCAGGGCAAGCCAGGTACTGGAGATTTTAATTTCAATTCCTATATAGTGCGATTAATATTATCAGTCACCTCTTTGTTACAAAAGGCTCTAATCTCAATTCCTATATGGTGTGATTAATATATATACATTTGCTTCTCACCCCTATGTGGATAACTACATTTCAATTCCTATATGGTGCGATTAATATTGGAGGAGGTGCTGTCTTTTGGGCGAAAACACCTACATTTCAATTCCTATATGGTGCGATTAATATTCGGAGCGTTGCCGCTGCCCGATACTTGATACTGTATTTCAATTCCTATATGGTGCGATTAATATCGGGTTTCTCACCGTGATGGGTGACCCTGTGGCCTAATTTCAATTCCTATATGGTGCGATTAATATTGATGGATTCATCTCAAAACATTTGTCACCTGAAGAATTTCAATTCCTATATGGTGCGATTAATATGCGTTCAATTTGCAGAAGTGCGTGTTTGTACGGTAAACATAACATTTTTTTTAAAAAAACCTGTAACAGTGGGCAAAAATGTCGTCAGTCTCTAATCGTATCATTGAAGAGCGACGACACTTGGTGATGTGTTGTATTTTTTCTATAAAGCTGCTTCTTAAAAAAAACTTTTTTGTATGTCCCTATATCCAATCCCTTGGCAACAGTTAATTTTAAAAAGTTTTTACTTGATTAAAATGTTAAAAAAAACAGCAGTGTTATTTTAAATTACCAAAAAGAAACATACCTTTGCAACGCATAGCTGGTTAAAGGATCTTGGGGGATGGGTAGATGCTAATCTACTTTCCTTCAAGTTTTTTTGCTTTAGGGCAACTCACTCCTTCTCTACCACCTTTACTTTATACTTCCCCGCCAACACATCGGTCAAAAAGGCTTCAAACACCTCTACATTCCAACCCATTTTAAGTATTACCCCATTGCCATCACCCCGGCTTACTATCTGAAAGTAAAGCAAGCGAAGCTGAGATAAAAACACCTGGGCAGTGGCGGTCGCTGAGTTCGGAAAAACAGTGTTGACCTTGCCTTGCACGGGTATTTTCGCTTTGGTTTCGTAATAAGCAAACAAAATGTCCAGCGACAAACCCAGGGCTTCTATGATCTCCGGGCTTGTCTTGCCGTTAACAGTGAGCTCTTCTTTGAGTTTGGCTGCCACAAAAGCAAAGAGCTGTTCCAGGTCATAAGAAACTGCTACGCCCACTCTGCCTTCCTTCTCCAGAAACTGGATGCCACCTACGGCATATTTGCCCTCAATGAGCACGGTTTTGGTGTCGCCCAGGGGTAATATTTGCCTGGTTTCTACACGGGCAAAAGTATCAGGTAGCACCTCCCGTAGTTTTTGGGTGAGCTTGCCTGCCACAAAGCGAGGCAATACCATTTTTTCGGGGCTAAGTTTTTCATCCGGGGCTTTGCTTACCCGGATGATTTTGTTGCAGCCTACCACCAGGCTGGTCCCCAATAACAACAAGCCCAGCATTACTGCCAGGTGTTTGCGTGTGATTTGTTTCATCAATGTTTGTATTGTTTTGATTTTTGAACAAGGCGAAAGCTAAGAGAATCAAGTGCTCGTTTTTGGGGCTTTTTTTTAGGATAGATACATTTAAGTGTATGATAGATAGTGAATTAGGGTTTGATAACTTTTTTGTAATTTAGTAGGCAAAAACAGTAAAACACTATGAGCACTACACATAGCGCGCTACCCCCCTGGGAGGTAGTAGCCCTCGAAGCCATGATAGAGCAGCTATACCAGGCAGACGAAAATAAAGAACCCGCCGTGCGCCGCCGCGACGATGTACTGGGCAGCTTCAAGTACCTGCAAAGGATCAAGTATGGATCGACAGAGGTCATTTGCCAAACCCTTGCTTACAAATACTATTACCGCCCTCGTTCGGTGTATGCGTTGGTTTTACGCAACGCCAATCGGCTCAAAGAAGCAGACTTGGCAGAGGTGAAAGTGGGGGTCGAAGAGTTGATGCACATCCGGCAACAGGTCAAGTCAACTGATTGGATGAATAGCACCCGCCGCCACGAAGCAGTGCGGGCAGCCTTTAAGAAATGGCAAACTCTGGGCGATACCAATTTCTTGTGTCGTTTGCTGGGGCATCAGTTCTATTACCGCCCCGAAACCGTGCGCCAGTTGTTGAAAGAAGTAGACTATAAAAGCAAGTAGCCATTACTGATTATTTAACCAAAAAATGACACCGCGCATGAATAATAAGAAGACTGGAGATAAAGATACAGCTAAAGGCAAGCCTACCCCACTTGCCTGCAAAATATGGGGGCACAAATGGCAAGGCGACAGCCTCAAAAGGCGCTGTACCCGCTGTGGCAAAACCCAGGTATCAAGGTATTCGGTAGAGGGGTGGATAGATGTATAAGAGGTGGTTTGCCCCTTCTACCACCTTTTGTCCAGTTGTCAAATATTTTACAAACTAATGATTTGATCTGTATGCCTTACGAGTACAATTCTACCCCTGATAAGATAAAGTTAGTTGCCAAACGTGCTGCTGACAACCAGGCGGTACATATTTCACAAGCGGTTAAAACAGGTGCCCCTTTCTATTGCCCTGATACTTATGAAGAAGTGGTGATTAGAAGGTGTGTAGAAAAACGTGACCACTTTGCGTACAGTGCCAGGCACAGTCCTGTAGGGACCAAAGAAAGCGAGCTGCATAAAAACTGTAAAAACGAAATTGCGGCTGTTTTACAACAAGCCTATTCAGGCGGTCGCTGGGAAGTAGAAAGACCCTTGTGGGCAAACAGTAGTAAAGGCTACCAGATGGTCAGACCTGATATAAGCGGAAGGATCGACGGAAAAGGAGTGGTTATAGAGGTGCAAGCCAGCACACTTTCCATTCCTAAAATTTTACACCGAACTGCGCAATATAAAAAAAGAGGGGCATACATCCTTTGGGTGGTGCCGCTCACCAAAGCGTTGGGAGAAGAAGCATTCAGACCAAGACTTTTTGAGCGTTTTTTGCATACTTTGTATTATGGCCGGGTTTATTACTGGTATCCAGGCAGTGGCAGTATCTTAACTCCTGTGCATTATGGCAAAGCTACCAGATATATTGAAGTATCCACCTGGTTTGAAAACGGAGAAGAGCGGTGCGTGGGTGGATATGAGAAAACGTATAAACGCCTCAAAACACCTGTGTATGGTCAAAAAGCAGATTTGACCAAAGATTTTAAAACTCAAAGTAACCGACCATTTTTTCACCTGACCAACGACAAGTTAAGCGTCCCGGAGAGCAATATTTTTATAGATAGCCAGGCAAAGTGGTGGGAGAATGGGTAAATTTATATATCCTCTATTTTATTCACCTGTCCACATAATAAACACAAATAAAAAGAGTCTATAATCTCTACTGTATCTCCTTCAAACTCTACCTGTTCCTTCTCTGAATATAGGTAATGTTGAGTAGATTTTTGATCGCAATGAAAACAATGGTGAGAAAATTCATCCCCTTCGGCAGGTTGGCTCATTGGTAAATATAGTTTAACACTAATAACTTTTTAAGGTCAGGTTTTGATGTAAAAATCAACTGAAATAAAATACGTAATACCAAGGTAAAAAATCAAGTATCCGGTACTGGTAGCGTTACTCTATTCTTACTACTACCTTATCCCCATCGATCTTCTCTCTTTCTACTTGTGGCGAATAATCCTTATAACTCATCTCATACCCATGCTCCACCCGGTACAAATACCCATTGCCATTCACGGTGCGCCTACTCACTTGGGTAAGCGTACCAAACTTACCCGATTGCCAACCGTGGAGCTGGGCGGTGATGACTTGGGAGAGCAAAAGGATACCTTTGCCCGTGGTAACTTTGGCTCCAGTGGTAGTGGGACGGTAATCTTTGCAACCCAGATGCAGGGTAAAGCTGGATTTGACCAGCAGCACCTTGTCACCCAGCGGACTGGTGTCTTCGCGGGTGATTTCCAGGTAGGCGGCAGGTAGGGGGTAAGGAAATTTTTCGCTGGTATTGTCAAATTGCCCTTCCCACAAGTTAAAATGACGAATGCCTACTTCGGGTGTTTTGAGGCGTATCTCTAATTCGTTGTATAAATCAATCATTTTTATGCGTTTTATTTAAATACTTTGTCTAACTCTACGCTTACAAAATTTTCAATGGCTGCCCAAAGTTCCGGAGGGAGTGGTTCTGTACCTGGGATGGGCATAAACTGTCGTTGAGGCAGGTGGGCGTGTCTGCGGTGGCTACGTACCCTCACTGATCCATTACGCCCCCTCCGGGTATAAGTGCGAACGGTGGCAACGCCTTGCGCCCCTTCATTGTGGAGTTGGGCAAGGTGAGCGTTGCCACTTGCTGCCTGCCGATCACTGCCTACCCTAATCACTCGCCAACTAGCCTCCCTTACCTTAAAAGAAGCTTTGAGCTTGCCTGTGTCTACCAGTAGTGGCTTGCGGTTGTTGCCCTGGTTTCGGCGAGGTTGCCAGGCGCTGCCTCTATACGATTCACTGGCAAAGTTGCGCTGGACGTAGCGCAGCATGACCCGTCCCACGCCACTGGGCATGCCGCGCATGACTTTTCTAAATTTTCGTTCGTTGATCATCAGCATTTAGGTTTTATGGTTAGCGCAAAGCGTCGTTTAGAGTTTGATGAGTGTCTTGTTCCCGCTGCCATCGCTATAAATCGCTTCGCTTAGAGATAGCTTGATCGGCTGCTCTATTTTGGCAATGATGTATTTCTTTGCGGCTCCTTTTTTTATAAAAGCAATGGTG from Microscilla marina ATCC 23134 harbors:
- a CDS encoding SH3 beta-barrel fold-containing protein; translation: MTTTIEINATNSLTKEELKQDLRKGIVQVAYTKLDGTLNVRKATLNFSLIPAKDHPNGAEYNPPKDQGWVNYYDLDKGEWRKLHIDRLKELNVLFELNPVNEEFEYHTLRFKKLSYEVVKQQATAHFNQHKILTTLHLKKALREAGYWATQEKVSELMQELATLEADWNFSLQEGEIFRLYYQEEELEF
- a CDS encoding DUF1660 family phage protein, with protein sequence MNNKKTGDKDTAKGKPTPLACKIWGHKWQGDSLKRRCTRCGKTQVSRYSVEGWIDV
- a CDS encoding phage virion morphogenesis protein, which gives rise to MINERKFRKVMRGMPSGVGRVMLRYVQRNFASESYRGSAWQPRRNQGNNRKPLLVDTGKLKASFKVREASWRVIRVGSDRQAASGNAHLAQLHNEGAQGVATVRTYTRRGRNGSVRVRSHRRHAHLPQRQFMPIPGTEPLPPELWAAIENFVSVELDKVFK
- a CDS encoding competence protein CoiA family protein, with protein sequence MPYEYNSTPDKIKLVAKRAADNQAVHISQAVKTGAPFYCPDTYEEVVIRRCVEKRDHFAYSARHSPVGTKESELHKNCKNEIAAVLQQAYSGGRWEVERPLWANSSKGYQMVRPDISGRIDGKGVVIEVQASTLSIPKILHRTAQYKKRGAYILWVVPLTKALGEEAFRPRLFERFLHTLYYGRVYYWYPGSGSILTPVHYGKATRYIEVSTWFENGEERCVGGYEKTYKRLKTPVYGQKADLTKDFKTQSNRPFFHLTNDKLSVPESNIFIDSQAKWWENG